From a single Syngnathus scovelli strain Florida chromosome 2, RoL_Ssco_1.2, whole genome shotgun sequence genomic region:
- the als2b gene encoding alsin isoform X1, which translates to MENQRRSSEDDGGGGRGLLHIWKGYYYRVAPEKLLLPHPVLQVALGRNHGVLLVEGGQVFTFGHCPWKQSQVTEFVAPTLEGALSGQLVVAVAAGSYHSGAVTDGGSVHMWGDNTAGQCGLSGLTSVPNPTPVALADSDCSSLPSVPVLELACGEQHTLALSVQREVWAWGSGCQLGLGATVSPVWKPLKVEHLAGRFVLQVACGAKHSLALVRRLGPRDIQRPPADKCGQCEQLLYTMTDKEDHVIISDSHYCIPCLEQPKQEERLQTPSPNPVLKMSPSEPALSSKTSTSPPQSVSPAPINNSELENSETQESSVAGEEPPASNFDLSETKSTGAPSAKASPYPDEQAVKDYLKKLSDSTQAEKTPKVTLGGLHTLLPSAAGLISASTNNPLNNLVASCASAVGERVASTYEALSLKKMMNMYLPTSRGSVKQTPAGHPAGENGAERVRREDSAQAKKSSSTGDIHEEEAEGPHRRLSLPGLLSQGRYAVHLLSSSYGLLLSPRLLRRVGRSKMAAAAALTSSEMATPADQEVLPSLQTEVWSWGHGQHGQLGHGDNADRSQPLCIKSLNSKEVVRVAAGSHHSLAVTAQSQLLSWGSNSQGQLGHMESPSTVPRLAKLSEGIRVWDVSAGECHTLLLADGDCMQPIIYYSGEQVKEGKQQDGDKEEEAEESCDGYARQPVLLPFCMNLGFVSSVFAGGQQCVALSDKNVMGFIASLHELASAERKFYCKLSSIKTQVLSPLMALESLSVNLGPVIFKILRTLAGQFGHLCHLTGQHAVSLTANLRRSRSLKSLFILDHTSIFLDSYKEYSSSLDDFQVMGGFPTLAKPSLDCFGKSPELLQKLSECSEGNLAVVDLLQALFYLPALHLQEYGRLLLKLATCFEVSSSEYQQLQESCSKFEALDLLLKKKKKEAEYTFLFWKGFPGKMTDSLRKPHRRLICESSNKALTLQNAGRFSVNWFILFNDALVHAQGMAPCKNLFSTHHVFPLTTLWVEPIPEDNTGLSYGLKLITPEEMFTLLASSAMEKAKWIRCLNQAVAQALSLGEGQTFEPPICRSATYTFYKDGRLKEATYEGRWLAGKPHGRGVIKWPDGRIYTGSFKNGQEDGFGECVAPNKSLDTNDRYQGHWKDGKMHGVGTYRYASTEVYDGSYQEGLRHGHGMLRSGKLNTSSPSVFIGQWVNDKKTGYGVFDDITKGEKYIGMWQDNVRQGNGVIVTQFGLYYEGSFKDNKMMGSGILLSEDDTTYEGEFSDDWTLSGKGVLTMANGDYLEGSFNGEWGAGPKVTGSYFKPQMFESDKDKIRSVKLGCLCVSAEEKWQAVFDECWRQLGCETPGQGDNSKAWDNIAVALTTNRRHILDSPEPLSRSHSRTLEGLEVIPQHDGPMTMERYHAIHLYLIKACDTPLHPLGRLVEALVAVYRMTYVGVGANRRLLPQAVCELKSYLNRIFQIVKFLFPDLPEDGGIIREPTDLGEKESDCEVSKQDLMVDLERSLRSHVVSSLALLLPVLLPRLYPPLFTLYALDKEREDDVYWECVLRLNKQPDLALLAFLGVQQKFWPISVSMPAPAENLQVLSGTKDTCFASAVETLQQISTTFTPSDKLHVIQLTFEEITKEVQSLLNQDFLWSMDDLFPVFLYVVLRARIRNLGSEVNLIEDLMDPCIQHGEHGIMFTTLKACYYQIQHERIT; encoded by the exons ATGGAAAACCAGAGGAGGAG CTCTGAAGATGATGGTGGAGGAGGGCGAGGCCTGCTCCATATCTGGAAGGGCTACTACTACCGCGTGGCCCCCGAGAAACTGCTCCTCCCCCATCCAGTTCTCCAGGTCGCTCTGGGTAGAAACCATGGAGTTCTGCTGGTGGAAG GCGGACAGGTGTTTACATTCGGACACTGTCCATGGAAACAGAGTCAGGTGACGGAGTTTGTGGCGCCCACTCTGGAGGGCGCACTCAGCGGACAGCTGGTTGTGGCTGTGGCTGCCGGAAGCTACCACAGCGGGGCGGTGACAGACGGCGGCAGTGTCCACATGTGGGGCGACAACACCGCCGGACAGTGTGGTTTGTCGGGGCTCACCTCCGTCCCCAACCCGACTCCAGTCGCTCTGGCGGACTCTGATTGTAGCTCCTTGCCGTCGGTGCCTGTACTGGAGCTGGCCTGTGGGGAACAGCATACCTTGGCGCTCTCGGTCCAGCGGGAAGTGTGGGCTTGGGGCAGCGGCTGTCAGCTGGGCCTCGGTGCCACCGTttctcctgtctggaaaccactTAAGGTTGAGCATCTAGCAGGCAGGTTTGTACTTCAAGTAGCCTGCGGGGCTAAGCATAGCCTGGCCCTGGTGCGCCGCCTAGGCCCCCGGGACATCCAGCGGCCCCCGGCCGATAAATGCGGGCAGTGTGAGCAACTGCTCTACACCATGACGGACAAAGAGGATCATGTCATCATCTCTGACAGTCACTACTGCATTCCTTGCTTAGAGCAGCCAAAGCAGGAGGAGAGGCTCCAAACGCCATCTCCAAATCCTGTGCTGAAAATGTCTCCATCAGAACCTGCCCTTTCCTCCAAAACATCCACATCACCCCCTCAATCTGTGTCTCCGGCACCTATCAATAACTCTGAATTAGAAAATTCAGAGACTCAAGAGTCATCTGTAGCTGGCGAGGAACCGCCTGCTTCAAACTTTGACCTTTCAGAGACAAAGTCAACTGGGGCCCCAAGTGCCAAGGCTTCTCCTTATCCAGACGAGCAGGCCGTCAAAGATTACCTGAAGAAGCTCTCAGACAGCACCCAGGCTGAGAAAACACCAAAGGTGACTCTTGGAGGACTACACACGCTGCTG cCCTCGGCGGCCGGACTCATCAGCGCCTCCACCAACAATCCCCTCAACAACCTGGTGGCCTCTTGCGCTTCGGCCGTCGGCGAAAGGGTCGCCTCCACCTACGAGGCGTTGTCCCTgaaaaaaatgatgaacatgTACCTTCCCACGTCGCGCGGGTCAGTCAAGCAAACGCCCGCCGGTCACCCAGCGGGTGAGAACGGCGCCGAGCGTGTCCGACGGGAAGACTCTGCGCAGGCCAAGAAGAGTTCCAGCACTGGCGACATCCACGAGGAGGAGGCGGAAGGCCCGCATCGCCGCTTGTCGCTCCCGGGACTCCTCTCACAGGGTAGATACGCTGTTCACCTCTTATCCTCCTCCTATGGGCTGCTGT TGTCCCCACGACTGCTACGTAGGGTCGGCCGTTCAAAGATGGCCGCCGCCGCGGCTCTGACCTCTTCGGAAATGGCGACCCCGGCGGATCAAGAGGTGCTGCCCTCCCTGCAGACGGAGGTGTGGAGCTGGGGCCACGGCCAACACgggcagctcggccacggggacAACGCGGACAG ATCGCAGCCGCTCTGCATCAAAAGTCTCAATAGTAAGGAGGTGGTGCGAGTGGCAGCCGGTTCTCATCATTCCCTCGCAGTGACTGCCCAGTCGCAG TTGTTGTCGTGGGGAAGTAATAGCCAAGGTCAGCTGGGCCACATGGAGTCCCCCAGCACAGTCCCTCGTCTGGCTAAG CTGTCCGAGGGAATCCGGGTGTGGGACGTGAGCGCCGGAGAGTGTCACACGCTGCTGCTTGCTGATGGAGACTGCATGCAGCCCATCATCTATTACAGTGGAGAGCAGGTGAAAGAGGGCAAGCAGCAAGACGGAGACAAGGAAGAAGAAGCGGAGGAGTCATGTGACGGCTACGCCCGGCAACCTGTGCTGCTTCCTTTCTGCATGAAC TTAGGATTTGTGAGCAGCGTGTTTGCTGGCGGCCAGCAATGCGTGGCACTCTCAGACAAGAACGTGATGGGCTTCATCGCCAGCTTGCACGAGCTGGCGTCGGCCGAGAGGAAATTCTACTGCAAGCTGTCGAGCATTAAGACACAAGTCTTGAGCCCCTTGATGGCTCTCG AATCTCTGAGCGTCAACCTCGGCCCGGTCATCTTCAAGATCCTGCGGACGCTCGCCGGTCAGTTTGGGCACTTGTGTCATCTGACCGGGCAGCACGCCGTCAGTCTCACCGCCAACCTCCGGCGCAGCCGCAGTCTTAAAAGTCTCTTTATCCTCGACCACACCAGCATCTTCCTAGACTCCTACAAAGA ATACAGCAGCTCTTTGGACGACTTCCAGGTGATGGGAGGCTTCCCGACCCTCGCCAAACCCTCGCT CGATTGTTTTGGAAAGAGTCCCGAGCTCCTTCAGAAGTTGTCCGAGTGCAGTGAGGGGAACCTCGCCGTGGTGGACCTCCTGCAAGCGCTCTTCTACCTACCCGCACTTCACCTCCAAGAGTACGGACGGCTCCTGCTCAAGCTGGCCACGTGCTTTGAAGTT AGCTCCAGCGAATACCAACAACTGCAGGAGAGCTGCTCCAAGTTTGAAGCTTTGGACCTTctgctgaagaagaagaagaaggaagccGAGTACACTTTTCTTTTCTGGAAAGGCTTCCCCGGCAAGATGACG GACTCTTTACGAAAGCCTCACCGCCGCCTCATCTGCGAGAGCAGCAACAAAGCTCTGACGCTGCAGAACGCCGGAAGGTTCTCTGTTAACTGGTTCATCCTTTTTAATGACGCTCTCGTCCATGCGCAG GGCATGGCGCCTTGTAAAAACCTC TTCTCCACCCATCATGTCTTCCCCTTGACCACGTTGTGGGTGGAGCCTATTCCAGAGGACAACACTGGCCT GAGCTACGGACTGAAACTGATCACACCGGAAGAAATGTTCACCCTGTTAGCCAGCTCCGCCATGGAGAAG GCCAAGTGGATCCGTTGCCTCAACCAAGCAGTGGCTCAGGCTCTCAGTTTAGGTGAGGGACAAACGTTCGAGCCTCCCATTTGCAGGAGCGCCACGTATACGTTTTACAAGGACGGACGACTGAAAGAGGCCACGTACGAGGGCCGCTGGTTGGCCGGAAAGCCCCACGGAAG AGGCGTGATCAAATGGCCTGATGGGAGGATTTACACAGGCTCGTTTAAGAATGGACAGGAAGATGG GTTTGGGGAATGTGTGGCTCCGAATAAGAGCCTGGACACAAACGATCGCTATCAAGGTCACTGGAAGGACGGCAAGATGCACGGCGTGGGCACGTACAG ATATGCCAGCACCGAGGTCTACGACGGCTCCTACCAGGAGGGCCTGCGGCACGGCCACGGAATGCTGCGGAGCGGCAAACTCAACACCTCCTCGCCTAGCGTATTCATCGGCCAGTGGGTGAACGACAAGAAGACAGGCTACGGCGTCTTTGACGACATCACGAA AGGCGAAAAGTACATCGGCATGTGGCAGGACAACGTGCGGCAAGGCAACGGGGTCATCGTCACGCAGTTCGGCCTTTACTACGAAGGATCTTTCAAAGACAATAAGATGATG GGCAGCGGAATCCTTCTGTCTGAGGACGATACGACGTACGAGGGGGAGTTTTCCGATGATTGGACACTTAGCGGCAAG GGAGTCCTGACGATGGCCAACGGCGACTACCTGGAAGGCTCCTTCAATGGCGAATGGGGCGCCGGTCCCAAAGTGACTGGCTCTTACTTCAAGCCGCAGATGTTTGAAAGTGACAAGGACAAGATTCGATCAGT GAAGCTGGGCTGTCTTTGCGTGAGCGCCGAGGAGAAGTGGCAGGCGGTGTTTGACGAGTGTTGGCGCCAACTCGGCTGCGAGACTCCCGGCCAGGGTGACAACTCCAAAGCGTGGGACAATATTGCCGTTGCCCTCACCACCAACCGACGACACATTCTGGACAG TCCAGAACCTCTGTCTCGAAGTCACAGCAGAACTCTGGAGGGCTTAGAGGTGATCCCCCAGCATGACGGTCCCATGACTATGGAGCGATATCACGCCATCCATCTTTACCTCATCAAG GCATGTGACACCCCGCTTCATCCGCTGGGCAGGCTTGTGGAAGCTTTGGTGGCGGTCTACCGGATGACGTACGTCGGGGTCGGCGCCAACCGACGGCTCCTGCCACAGGCTGTCTGCGAATTAAAATCTTATCTCAATCGCATCTTCCAGATTGTAAA GTTTCTGTTCCCAGACTTGCCAGAAGATGGCGGTATAATTCGAGAGCCAACCGACCTCGGGGAGAAGGAATCGGACTGTGAAGTCTCCAAGCAGGATTTGATGGTGGATCTGGAGCGGTCGCTCCGTAGCCACGTGGTGAGCAGCTTGGCTCTGCTGCTCCCTGTGCTGTTGCCCCGCCTCTACCCGCCGCTCTTCACCCTCTACGCTCTGGATAAGGAGCGAGAGGACGATGTCTACTGGGAGTGCGTCCTCCGCCTGAACAAGCAGCCCGACCTGGCCCTGCTCGCCTTTCTGGGTGTCCAGCA GAAGTTCTGGCCCATTTCAGTCTCCATGCCGGCACCTGCGGAAAACCTCCAG GTTCTGTCAGGCACCAAAGATACTTGCTTCGCTTCTGCAGTTGAAACTCTGCAGCAAATTAG CACAACATTCACCCCATCAGACAAGCTCCATGTGATCCAGCTGACCTTCGAGGAGATCACAAAAGAAGTGCAGTCACTTCTGAATCAGGACTTCCTGTGGTCCATGGATGACCTATTTCCCGTTTTCCTCTACGTGGTGCTGCGTGCTCG AATTAGAAACCTCGGGTCAGAGGTCAACCTGATCGAAGACCTGATGGACCCTTGCATCCAGCACGGAGAGCATGGAATCATGTTTACAACTCTGAAG GCCTGTTACTACCAGATCCAGCATGAGAGGATCACTTaa